In Sphingomonas sp. SORGH_AS_0950, the following are encoded in one genomic region:
- a CDS encoding GNAT family N-acetyltransferase has translation MIQTERLTLRPYEVADFDAYSAMVADPVVVRHAGPPMSGEEAWMRLLRFVGYWSVFGHGLFAVLDRVTGQYLGETGFMDFRREVVPKLSPSPPEAAWVFTSAAHGKGYAFEAATAAHRWMEQHHAPAATQCIIAPANLGSIRLAERLGYALHDRPTYRGEALRFVRER, from the coding sequence ATGATCCAGACGGAACGCCTGACCCTGCGTCCCTATGAGGTGGCGGATTTCGACGCCTATTCCGCGATGGTCGCCGATCCCGTGGTGGTCCGTCACGCCGGTCCGCCGATGTCGGGCGAGGAAGCGTGGATGCGGCTGTTGCGCTTCGTCGGCTATTGGTCAGTATTCGGCCACGGGCTGTTCGCAGTGCTCGACCGGGTCACCGGGCAATATCTCGGCGAGACCGGCTTCATGGACTTCCGCCGCGAGGTCGTGCCGAAACTTTCACCCTCTCCACCCGAAGCAGCCTGGGTCTTCACCAGCGCCGCGCATGGCAAGGGCTACGCGTTCGAGGCCGCGACCGCCGCGCATCGCTGGATGGAGCAGCATCATGCGCCCGCCGCGACCCAGTGCATCATCGCGCCCGCCAATCTCGGCTCGATCCGCCTGGCGGAGCGGCTGGGCTATGCCTTGCACGACCGGCCGACCTATCGGGGGGAAGCGCTGCGTTTCGTTCGAGAGCGTTGA
- the glyA gene encoding serine hydroxymethyltransferase, whose protein sequence is MSTLNDVQPAGFFTRTLADADPAVFAGVSHELEREQTQIELIASENIVSKAVMEAQGSVFTNKYAEGYPGKRYYQGCAPSDEVEQLAIDRAKQIFGCDFVNVQPHSGAQANGAVMLALAKPGDTIMGLSLDAGGHLTHGAKAALSGKWFNAVQYGVDPETHLIDYDEVARIARECQPKIIIAGGSAYPRVIDFAKFRAIADEVGAYFMVDMAHFAGIVAGGLHPTPFGHAHVVTTTTHKTLRGPRGGMIMTNDEGVAKKINSAVFPGLQGGPLMHVIAAKAVAFGEALQPEFKTYIAAVVENARTLAATLKARGANLVAGGTDTHLALVDLTPLGITGRDADEALERAGITCNKNGIPNDPLPPMKTSGIRVGSPAGTTRGFGPAEFEQIGHMVADVLDGLKAKGEHGDPEVEANVRARVRELCARFPIYQG, encoded by the coding sequence ATGAGCACGCTTAACGACGTCCAGCCCGCCGGCTTCTTCACCCGCACCCTGGCCGATGCCGACCCCGCCGTCTTCGCCGGTGTGTCGCACGAGCTGGAGCGCGAGCAGACCCAGATCGAACTGATCGCCAGCGAGAACATCGTCTCCAAGGCGGTGATGGAGGCGCAAGGCTCGGTCTTCACCAACAAATATGCCGAGGGCTATCCGGGCAAGCGCTATTACCAGGGCTGCGCGCCGTCGGACGAGGTCGAGCAGCTGGCGATCGACCGCGCCAAGCAGATCTTCGGCTGCGACTTCGTCAACGTGCAGCCGCATTCGGGCGCGCAGGCGAACGGCGCGGTGATGCTGGCGCTGGCCAAGCCCGGCGACACGATCATGGGCCTGTCGCTCGACGCCGGTGGTCACCTGACGCACGGTGCCAAGGCGGCGCTGTCGGGCAAGTGGTTCAACGCCGTCCAGTACGGCGTTGACCCCGAGACGCACCTGATCGACTATGACGAGGTCGCCCGCATCGCGCGCGAGTGTCAGCCCAAGATCATCATCGCCGGCGGATCGGCCTATCCCCGCGTCATCGACTTCGCCAAGTTCCGCGCGATCGCGGACGAGGTCGGCGCGTATTTCATGGTCGACATGGCGCACTTTGCGGGCATCGTCGCGGGCGGCCTGCACCCGACCCCCTTCGGCCATGCGCATGTCGTGACGACCACCACGCACAAGACGCTGCGCGGCCCTCGCGGCGGCATGATCATGACGAATGACGAGGGCGTAGCCAAGAAGATCAACTCGGCGGTCTTCCCCGGCCTGCAGGGCGGCCCGCTGATGCACGTCATCGCCGCCAAGGCGGTCGCGTTCGGCGAGGCGCTCCAGCCCGAGTTCAAGACCTATATCGCGGCGGTGGTCGAAAATGCCCGCACGCTGGCGGCGACGCTGAAGGCGCGCGGCGCGAACCTGGTCGCGGGCGGCACCGACACGCATCTGGCGCTGGTCGACCTGACCCCGCTGGGCATCACCGGCCGCGACGCCGACGAGGCGCTGGAGCGCGCGGGCATCACCTGCAACAAGAACGGCATCCCCAACGATCCGCTGCCCCCGATGAAGACCAGCGGCATCCGCGTCGGCTCGCCCGCGGGCACCACGCGCGGTTTCGGCCCGGCGGAGTTCGAGCAGATCGGCCATATGGTCGCCGATGTGCTCGACGGTCTGAAGGCCAAGGGCGAGCATGGGGACCCCGAGGTCGAGGCGAACGTTCGTGCCCGTGTGCGTGAGCTTTGCGCACGCTTTCCGATCTATCAGGGATAA
- the plsY gene encoding glycerol-3-phosphate 1-O-acyltransferase PlsY, whose translation MPTDIIWGPPSWALLIGYLLGSIPFGIILTRMAGAGDLRSIGSGNIGATNVLRTGRKGLAAATLILDMLKGVAAVLLVRHWLPGQEVLAAAAAFVGHCYPVWLKFRGGKGVATLMGVVTALYWPLGLIYAVVWLGLLATIRISAVAGMIAAISAPLAAAVLGRFDLVLLLIALALIVVWKHGSNIERLLAGTEPRIGKTRG comes from the coding sequence TTGCCGACCGACATCATCTGGGGACCGCCGAGCTGGGCCTTGCTGATCGGCTATCTGCTGGGGTCGATTCCCTTCGGCATCATCCTGACCCGGATGGCGGGCGCGGGCGATCTGCGCAGCATCGGATCGGGCAATATCGGCGCGACCAACGTATTGCGCACCGGCCGCAAGGGGCTGGCCGCCGCGACGCTGATCCTCGACATGTTGAAGGGGGTCGCCGCCGTGCTGCTGGTCCGCCACTGGCTGCCCGGCCAGGAGGTGCTGGCGGCGGCGGCGGCGTTCGTCGGCCATTGCTATCCCGTCTGGCTGAAGTTTCGCGGGGGCAAGGGCGTCGCCACGCTGATGGGCGTCGTCACCGCGCTCTACTGGCCGCTGGGCCTGATCTATGCGGTGGTCTGGCTGGGCCTGCTCGCCACCATCCGCATCTCGGCGGTGGCGGGGATGATCGCGGCGATCAGCGCGCCGCTGGCCGCCGCCGTGCTCGGCCGGTTCGACCTGGTCCTGCTGCTGATCGCGCTCGCGCTGATCGTCGTGTGGAAGCACGGGTCGAACATCGAGCGGCTGCTGGCGGGCACCGAGCCGCGCATCGGCAAGACGCGTGGCTGA
- the murI gene encoding glutamate racemase produces MSDARPILFFDSGVGGLSIAGPARALLPTAPFVYVADSAGFPYGEKTEAEIAGRVPALLGRLAERYRPRLIVIACNTASTIALPAVRAALDVAVVGTVPAIKPAAAMSETRVIGVLGTRATVRQAYVDDLAARFAGDCRVIRHGSAELVELAEARLRGETPSSESFAAVLDGLFGQPGGEAIDVIVNACTHFPLVEAELTAAAPHPVRFVDGGPGIARRIAFLTQGQEWPDSAGEGVAVFTHLGAREAALRPGLAARGFSRIEAL; encoded by the coding sequence ATGAGCGATGCGCGTCCCATCCTGTTCTTCGATTCCGGCGTCGGCGGACTGTCGATCGCGGGCCCCGCGCGCGCCCTGCTGCCGACCGCGCCCTTCGTCTATGTCGCGGACAGCGCGGGCTTTCCCTATGGCGAAAAGACCGAGGCGGAGATTGCCGGGCGGGTACCCGCCCTGCTGGGGCGGCTGGCGGAGCGGTATCGGCCAAGGCTGATCGTCATCGCATGCAACACCGCCTCGACCATCGCGCTGCCCGCGGTCCGCGCCGCGCTCGACGTGGCCGTGGTGGGCACCGTGCCCGCGATCAAGCCGGCGGCGGCGATGAGCGAGACGCGGGTGATCGGCGTGCTCGGCACGCGCGCGACGGTGCGACAGGCCTATGTCGACGATCTGGCGGCGCGGTTCGCGGGCGATTGCCGGGTGATCCGGCACGGCTCGGCCGAGCTGGTCGAACTGGCCGAGGCCAGGCTGCGCGGCGAGACGCCGTCGTCCGAATCCTTCGCGGCGGTGCTCGACGGGCTGTTCGGGCAGCCGGGGGGCGAGGCGATCGACGTGATCGTCAACGCCTGCACCCATTTCCCGCTGGTCGAGGCGGAACTGACGGCTGCGGCGCCGCATCCGGTGCGCTTCGTCGATGGCGGGCCGGGAATCGCGCGGCGAATCGCGTTTCTGACCCAGGGGCAGGAGTGGCCCGACTCGGCGGGAGAGGGGGTGGCGGTGTTCACGCATCTGGGCGCGCGCGAGGCCGCCCTGCGACCGGGGCTGGCGGCGCGCGGCTTTTCGCGGATCGAGGCGCTATAG
- the rpiB gene encoding ribose 5-phosphate isomerase B, protein MRIAIASDHAAVSLKTVLADWLREQGHEVLDLGTDGTASVDYPDFGHAVAEALADGRAERGVALCGSGIGISIAANRHPACRCALVSEPLSAALARQHNDANAIAMGARVIGEEMAKACLTAFLSTPFEGGRHQRRVDMLSAAPAQN, encoded by the coding sequence ATGCGCATCGCGATCGCATCCGATCATGCCGCCGTCTCGTTGAAGACCGTGCTGGCGGACTGGCTGCGCGAACAGGGGCATGAGGTGCTCGACCTGGGCACCGACGGCACGGCGAGCGTCGATTATCCCGATTTCGGCCATGCGGTGGCCGAGGCCCTGGCCGATGGTCGCGCCGAGCGCGGCGTGGCGCTGTGCGGCTCCGGTATCGGCATCTCGATCGCCGCCAACCGCCATCCCGCCTGTCGCTGCGCGCTCGTCTCCGAGCCGCTGTCCGCCGCGCTCGCCCGCCAGCATAACGACGCCAACGCCATCGCCATGGGCGCACGCGTCATCGGTGAGGAAATGGCCAAGGCCTGCCTGACCGCTTTCCTGTCCACCCCGTTCGAGGGCGGACGTCATCAGCGCCGCGTCGACATGCTGTCCGCTGCCCCCGCCCAGAATTGA
- the dprA gene encoding DNA-processing protein DprA, with protein MADARFAQLRLLRTHGIGPVTWRQLMARFGAAEAALDAVPMLARRGGGDGPRIPDPALIAREIEAVARLGARHVLLGEAEYPPLLAELDTAPPALIVRGDIGLAHRGGVALVGARNASAASCRFARGLAQDLAAQHVPVTSGLARGIDTAAHLGALEGGTIGVIASGIDIAFPPENARLQEEVATRGLLIAEQPPGTQPLARHFPSRNRIIAGLAQGTVVVEAAPRSGSLITARLAGEAGREVMAVPGHPADPRAQGCNMLIREGATLIQSAGDILEQIRPIDPRMVRAPDSAYTPPPPQEASDADRRRVGDLLGPVAVSVDEIIRQSGRPPAIVQTILLELELAGRLERHAGGRVALA; from the coding sequence GTGGCTGACGCCCGGTTCGCGCAGCTCCGGCTGCTGCGGACGCATGGCATCGGCCCGGTCACCTGGCGACAATTGATGGCGCGCTTCGGCGCGGCGGAGGCGGCGCTGGACGCGGTGCCGATGCTCGCCCGGCGCGGCGGCGGCGATGGCCCGCGCATCCCCGATCCCGCACTGATCGCCCGCGAGATCGAGGCGGTCGCACGACTCGGCGCGCGGCATGTCCTGCTGGGCGAGGCCGAATATCCGCCGCTGCTCGCCGAGCTCGACACCGCGCCGCCCGCGCTGATCGTGCGCGGCGACATCGGGCTGGCGCATCGCGGCGGGGTGGCGCTGGTCGGCGCGCGCAATGCCTCGGCCGCGTCCTGCCGCTTCGCGCGGGGGCTGGCACAGGATCTGGCGGCGCAGCATGTGCCCGTCACCTCGGGGCTGGCGCGGGGGATCGACACCGCGGCGCATCTCGGCGCGCTGGAGGGCGGCACGATCGGCGTCATCGCCAGCGGCATCGACATCGCCTTTCCCCCCGAAAATGCCCGGTTGCAGGAAGAGGTGGCGACGCGCGGCCTGCTGATCGCCGAACAGCCGCCGGGCACCCAGCCGCTGGCCCGCCACTTCCCCTCGCGCAACCGGATCATCGCCGGGCTGGCGCAAGGGACCGTGGTGGTCGAGGCCGCGCCGCGTTCGGGCTCGCTCATCACCGCGCGGCTGGCGGGCGAGGCGGGGCGCGAGGTGATGGCGGTGCCCGGCCACCCGGCGGACCCGCGCGCGCAAGGCTGCAACATGCTGATCCGCGAGGGCGCGACGCTGATCCAGTCGGCGGGGGACATTCTCGAACAGATTCGCCCGATCGACCCGCGCATGGTCCGCGCACCCGATAGCGCCTACACCCCGCCGCCGCCGCAGGAGGCGAGCGATGCCGACCGGCGGCGGGTCGGCGACCTGCTCGGCCCGGTGGCGGTGAGCGTGGACGAAATTATCCGCCAGAGCGGCCGCCCGCCCGCCATCGTCCAGACGATCCTGCTGGAACTGGAGCTGGCCGGACGGCTGGAGCGCCATGCGGGCGGCCGGGTGGCGCTGGCATGA
- the hemA gene encoding 5-aminolevulinate synthase: protein MSMDGTDVRVDYSRVFTQAIDRLHAEGRYRVFIDILRNKGMFPNARCFAGHNGPKPITVWCSNDYLAMGQHPKVIAAMEEALHDVGAGSGGTRNIGGNTHYHVDLEGELADLHGKEAALLFTSGYVSNEATLATLAKILPGCVIFSDELNHASMIAGIRNSGCEKRVFRHNDLAHLEELLAAADPGVPKLIAFESVYSMEGDVAPIAAICDLADKYNALTYLDEVHAVGMYGARGGGISERDGVAHRLTVIEGTLGKAFGVMGGYIAADRMIVDVIRSYAPGFIFTTSLSPVLVAGVLASVRHLKQSAVEREGQQAAAARLKAMMRDAGLPVMLGETHIVPVMVGDPVKAKKISDILLAEYGMYVQPINYPTVPRGTERLRFTPGPAHDEAMMAELVSALVEIWERLELKMAA from the coding sequence ATGAGCATGGACGGTACGGACGTGCGCGTGGATTATTCCCGCGTCTTCACCCAGGCGATCGACCGCCTGCACGCCGAGGGACGTTACCGCGTCTTCATCGACATCTTACGCAACAAGGGCATGTTCCCCAATGCGCGCTGCTTTGCCGGTCATAACGGACCCAAGCCGATCACGGTCTGGTGCTCCAACGACTATCTGGCGATGGGACAGCATCCCAAGGTCATCGCCGCGATGGAGGAGGCGCTGCACGATGTCGGCGCGGGCTCGGGCGGCACGCGCAATATCGGCGGCAACACCCATTATCATGTCGATCTGGAAGGCGAACTGGCCGACCTGCACGGCAAGGAAGCCGCGCTGCTGTTCACCAGCGGCTATGTCTCCAACGAGGCGACGCTGGCGACGCTCGCCAAGATCCTGCCCGGCTGCGTGATCTTCTCCGACGAACTCAACCACGCCTCGATGATCGCGGGCATCCGCAATTCGGGGTGCGAGAAGCGGGTCTTCCGCCACAACGACCTGGCGCATCTCGAGGAATTGCTGGCGGCGGCCGATCCGGGCGTGCCCAAGCTGATCGCGTTCGAGAGCGTCTATTCGATGGAGGGCGATGTCGCGCCGATCGCAGCGATCTGTGATCTCGCCGACAAGTATAATGCGCTGACCTATCTGGACGAGGTCCATGCGGTCGGCATGTACGGCGCGCGCGGCGGCGGCATTTCGGAGCGGGACGGGGTCGCGCACCGGCTGACCGTGATCGAGGGGACGCTGGGCAAGGCGTTTGGCGTGATGGGCGGCTATATCGCGGCCGACCGGATGATCGTCGATGTGATCCGATCCTATGCGCCGGGTTTCATCTTCACCACCTCGCTGTCGCCAGTGCTGGTCGCAGGCGTGCTGGCGAGCGTCCGCCACCTGAAGCAAAGCGCGGTCGAGCGCGAGGGCCAGCAGGCCGCCGCCGCCCGGCTGAAGGCGATGATGCGCGACGCGGGACTGCCGGTGATGCTGGGCGAGACGCATATCGTGCCCGTCATGGTCGGCGACCCGGTCAAGGCCAAGAAGATCAGCGACATCCTGCTCGCTGAATATGGCATGTACGTCCAGCCGATCAATTATCCGACCGTCCCGCGCGGCACCGAACGCCTGCGCTTCACGCCCGGCCCCGCGCATGACGAGGCGATGATGGCGGAACTGGTGTCGGCCTTGGTCGAGATCTGGGAACGGCTTGAACTGAAGATGGCGGCTTAA